A segment of the Methylomonas paludis genome:
TTGTTTCGACTCGAATTGTATCACGGTTAAACGTGGATTTGGGGGAAGCGAGAGACCGAAAACAGCAGGCTGAGGAAGGCGGAACAAGGTGGCTTGTTCCGCCGTAAATGCTTAGTGTACGTCTTTCCAGTATTCTTTTTTCAGCAAGTAGCCGACCGCAATGAACATCAGGATAAAAAACAGCACATATTTGCCCATGCTCTGTCTTTCCAGTTGCACCGGCTCACCCACATAAACCAGAAAGTTCACCAAGTCATTCACCATTTTGTCGAATTCCTTGGGCGATAATTGTCCGGGCTGTTCCAGATGCAAGTCAGTCAGCACATCCTGGCCATCAATATTTTTGATCACCGCCACTTGGGTACCTTGCTGCTGCCAGAACACATTAGGCATAGCCACGTCTTTGAATACCGAATTATTCACGCCGGTCGGCTTGCTTTTATCAGTGTAAAAACCCTTCAGATAAGTATACAGCCAGTCAGCACCCCGTGAACGGGCAATCAACGACAAGTCGGGTGGCGTGGTACCAAACCATTTTTCGGCATCGTGACCATTCATGGCCGAATGCATTTGGTCATATATCCCGGCGCCGATAGGTGCCACATTCTTGAGGATTTCCGTTTCATCCAGATGTAAGTCCAACGCAATCCGTTTATAACGGATTTGTTTGGCAGAATGGCAGCCCAGACAATAAGTGACGTAATGTTGAGCACCGCGCTCCAGAGACAGGGTGTCAGACAGATTGATATCGGCCTCCTCAAGCTCAATGCCACCACTATTGGCATAGGCGCTGCAGGAAAGCAATAATAAAAGAGTGGATAGAATTCGTTTCATGATTATTCAAGGCTTCCTATTATTTTTTTTGCAAATCGAAACAGCACTGCTTTAATGCCTGCCGGATTCGGACTTCTTTTATAGGTAGTTGCGCCTCCAGCATTTACTGCTGTCAGTGTCGTTACTTCGTTAAAAACCGCTACAACAGCTGGAATACGATCTTCCAGGCTAGGTTGATCGGTTAGTCTATCAGGTACAGGCTTGGTTTTTTCCCAGCGGGTATACAGCGGCATTAACAGAAAAAAGCCGAAGTAAACGGCAGTAAACAGCCGGGCCATAGTAGTAGCCAGCGGGGTAGCCGGTTGGGTGCCCAGATAGCCCAAGCTAACAAAGCTGATAACGAACAGCAGTAAGGCTTTTTTGAACATTCCGCCGCGATAACGGATAGATTTGACTTTGCTGCGATCCAGCCAAGGCAGCATGAATAACACCACAATGGCGCCACCCATGGCAATTACGCCGGCAAATTTGTCAGGAACAGCCCGCAAAATGGCGTAAAACGGCGTGAAGTACCAGACCGGCGCAATATGTTCCGGCGTCTTCAACGGGTCAGCCGGGATAAAATTGGCGTGTTCCAGAAAGTAACCGCCCATCTCCGGCATATAAAAAATCACCGTGGCAAAGAAAAACATGAATACTCCCACCCCAACGATATCTTTTACCGTGTAATAAGGGTGAAAAGGAATGCCGTCCAGCGGTCTGCCCTGCCAGTTAACGTTGTCATGAATATCGATACCGTCCGGATTATTGGAACCGACTTCATGCAAAGCCACAATGTGCAGAAATACCAGGATCAGCAGTACCAAAGGTACCGCGATAACGTGAAAAGCAAAGAAGCGGTTTAAAGTGGCATCAGATACCACATAATCGCCACGTACCCATAACGATAATTCATCGCCGATGACCGGGATAGCGCTAAACAGGGAAATGATTACCTGAGCGCCCCAGTAAGACATTTGGCCCCACGGCAACAGATAGCCCATAAAGGCTTCGGCCATCAGGCAGACAAAGATTAGCATGCCAAAAATCCAGATCAATTCGCGCGGCTGCTTGAAAGAACCGTACAGCAAGCCTCTGAACATGTGCAGATAAACAATAATAAAAAAGGCCGAAGCGCCGGTAGAGTGCATATAACGCACCAGCCAGCCCCAATCGACATCACGCATGATGTATTCCACAGAATCGAAAGCCAGTTTGGCATCCGGTTTGTAGTTCATGGTTAATAAAATACCGGTGACAAATTGGTTGACCAGCACAAATAGCGCCAGTGAACCGAAAAAATACCAGATATTAAAATTTTTCGGCGCATAGTAGTGCGCCATATGATCGTTCCAGAGATCGGAAAGCGGGAAGCGTTCCAGAAACCAATCGGAAATATTGTTGATTCTTTGTTTCATGCCTTGCTAGCCTCGATTTCTTCGCCGATGATAATGAGGGTGTCCGTCACATAACGATAGGGCGGAACCTCAAGATTGGTAGGAGCAGGAACACCACGATAGACCCGGCCGGCCAAGTCAAACCATGAACCGTGGCAAGGACAAAAAAATCCGCCTTTCCAGTCTTCGCCCAAATCGTTGGGGGCAATTTCCGGACGGAAAGTGGGTGAACAGCCTAAGTGAGTACAAAGCCCAACTGCTACAAAAATTTCTGGCTTAATGGAACGCAAAGTATTTTTGCTGGTCTCAGGTTGCAAGGACGCGCCGGATTGTGGATCAGCCAATTTGGCATCCAGAGTCACCAATGTTGCCAGTACTTCCGGGGTGCGATTCAGTACCCATACCGGCTTACCACGCCAAGCAGCCCGGATTAACTGACCAGGCTCAATTTTGCTGATATCGACTTCGACGGGTGCTCCGGCAGCCATGGCTTTCGCACTGGGACGCATTTGCGAGAGAAAGGGTACGGCTAGATAACCTGTACCCACTGCCCCAACCACCGATAGCGCAGTGGTCAGAAATTGGCGTTTGGATTTATCGACGCCTTGTTCGTTCATGAGTAACGCTCCTGTGTTAGTTTGATGCATTTCACTGTGCATCAATTTTTTATAATTTTGGGCAAATATACCTTACTGATGGCATTTATAGAAGCCCGGTGCTGTAAAGAGAAATTCAATGCTTAAAAATACCGCCGTTCAAAACTATTAAATTCAGGGTTTTTACTGATTCAATGCGTTTTTTAAGGCCTGCAGAAAAGCCAGATTTTCAGATTCTGTACCTATGGTGACTCGCAGGCAATTCGTTAAAACCCCGCCTTGCCTAGATAGATTTTTTATCAAAATGCCTTGTTGTTTCAGGGCCGTGAATACCTGATCGGCAGATATATCCAAAGTTCTAAACAAAATAAAATTAGCCGCACTTGGATAGGCGTATATCTGATCCATAGCCTGCAGAGCATTAAACACAACAGTCCTTTGTTGGCAGATATCTTTAGTCTGATCCAACAAAAATTCGCCATAGTTTAGGGCAAATTCAGCCGTGCTTTGCGTGAGGCAATTAATATTGTAGGGTAGACGGATTTTGTTCAACTCAGTCAATATTTTCGGATTGCCCGCCAGAAAGCCCAGGCGTAATCCAGCCAGCCCCAGTTTAGATACAGTCCGCATCACCAGCAGATTATCAAGCTCGGCCAATAAATGCAGAAAACTGGCCTCGGCAAACGGCGCATAAGCTTCATCTATCACTACCAATCCCGGTGCTGCTGCCAAAATAGCCAGAATTGATGCTGTATCAAACAAATTGCCGGTGGGATTATTCGGGTAAGCCAGAAAAATCAGCGCTGGCTGCAAAGCGGTGATGGCGTTCAGCATAGCCGGCAGATCCAGGCCAAAGTCATCCTCCCGCAAAGGTATACCACAATAATTCAAACTCAGGCTTAAGGCGATTTGTTTATACATCACAAAACTGGGCTCTACCGATAGTACACTGGCCTGAGGGGCCAGTGCCATCAGCAGTATCTGGATGATTTCATCCGAGCCGTTACCCAGTATCAAGCCGGCATGTTCAGAAATAGCGTTGCTGGAGCGTAAAACAGCGGCCAGCGCTTTGGCTTCCGGATCAGGATAACGATTCAGTGCACAAGTTTTCAGGGTTTCCAGCCATGCTTGCTGGATGGATTCCGGCCATGAATAAGGATTTTCCATAGCATCAAGCTTGATGTAATTAGCAGCATC
Coding sequences within it:
- a CDS encoding cytochrome c1, whose product is MKRILSTLLLLLSCSAYANSGGIELEEADINLSDTLSLERGAQHYVTYCLGCHSAKQIRYKRIALDLHLDETEILKNVAPIGAGIYDQMHSAMNGHDAEKWFGTTPPDLSLIARSRGADWLYTYLKGFYTDKSKPTGVNNSVFKDVAMPNVFWQQQGTQVAVIKNIDGQDVLTDLHLEQPGQLSPKEFDKMVNDLVNFLVYVGEPVQLERQSMGKYVLFFILMFIAVGYLLKKEYWKDVH
- a CDS encoding cytochrome b, which translates into the protein MKQRINNISDWFLERFPLSDLWNDHMAHYYAPKNFNIWYFFGSLALFVLVNQFVTGILLTMNYKPDAKLAFDSVEYIMRDVDWGWLVRYMHSTGASAFFIIVYLHMFRGLLYGSFKQPRELIWIFGMLIFVCLMAEAFMGYLLPWGQMSYWGAQVIISLFSAIPVIGDELSLWVRGDYVVSDATLNRFFAFHVIAVPLVLLILVFLHIVALHEVGSNNPDGIDIHDNVNWQGRPLDGIPFHPYYTVKDIVGVGVFMFFFATVIFYMPEMGGYFLEHANFIPADPLKTPEHIAPVWYFTPFYAILRAVPDKFAGVIAMGGAIVVLFMLPWLDRSKVKSIRYRGGMFKKALLLFVISFVSLGYLGTQPATPLATTMARLFTAVYFGFFLLMPLYTRWEKTKPVPDRLTDQPSLEDRIPAVVAVFNEVTTLTAVNAGGATTYKRSPNPAGIKAVLFRFAKKIIGSLE
- the petA gene encoding ubiquinol-cytochrome c reductase iron-sulfur subunit, coding for MNEQGVDKSKRQFLTTALSVVGAVGTGYLAVPFLSQMRPSAKAMAAGAPVEVDISKIEPGQLIRAAWRGKPVWVLNRTPEVLATLVTLDAKLADPQSGASLQPETSKNTLRSIKPEIFVAVGLCTHLGCSPTFRPEIAPNDLGEDWKGGFFCPCHGSWFDLAGRVYRGVPAPTNLEVPPYRYVTDTLIIIGEEIEASKA
- the hisC gene encoding histidinol-phosphate transaminase, which codes for MPDNLSAKLFRPELLSMSAYHVADAANYIKLDAMENPYSWPESIQQAWLETLKTCALNRYPDPEAKALAAVLRSSNAISEHAGLILGNGSDEIIQILLMALAPQASVLSVEPSFVMYKQIALSLSLNYCGIPLREDDFGLDLPAMLNAITALQPALIFLAYPNNPTGNLFDTASILAILAAAPGLVVIDEAYAPFAEASFLHLLAELDNLLVMRTVSKLGLAGLRLGFLAGNPKILTELNKIRLPYNINCLTQSTAEFALNYGEFLLDQTKDICQQRTVVFNALQAMDQIYAYPSAANFILFRTLDISADQVFTALKQQGILIKNLSRQGGVLTNCLRVTIGTESENLAFLQALKNALNQ